The Haemophilus parainfluenzae genome window below encodes:
- a CDS encoding glycosyltransferase family 9 protein, with the protein MMKILVIRNDKLGDFVQAFPAFAMLKASNSELKLTALVPAYTAPLAQICLYLDDVIIDSAKNDKADFNRLVKEIKEQQFDGMISFFSNTHNGKLAWKSGIPYRLAPATKWVQILYNHRLTQRRSRSEKSEAEYNQDLARAFLKKHNMPIVEPKPPYLSLPESTVKNQRVFLQEQLGLSADKKWVFVHSGTGGSATSLSLTQYAQLIQGLLSKFDCQIILTAGPGESEKAHELAAKIDSPNVVIYDKNKGLVDFAHSLACADLFIAGSTGPLHLSSVFNVPTIGFYPNSRSSQPRRWKPINDADKHLAFCPPKGKEEMNLGLISIDDALVEIIPFVRKMWQAST; encoded by the coding sequence ATAATGAAAATTTTAGTCATTCGTAACGATAAACTGGGGGATTTTGTTCAGGCGTTTCCGGCTTTTGCGATGTTAAAAGCCTCAAATTCTGAGCTAAAACTGACCGCACTTGTGCCAGCTTATACAGCCCCATTGGCTCAAATTTGCCTCTATTTAGATGATGTCATCATTGATAGTGCCAAGAACGACAAAGCGGATTTCAATCGTCTTGTTAAAGAAATCAAAGAGCAGCAATTTGACGGCATGATTAGCTTCTTTTCCAATACCCATAACGGTAAATTAGCGTGGAAAAGTGGGATTCCTTATCGTCTTGCACCCGCAACAAAGTGGGTGCAAATCCTTTATAACCATCGTTTAACACAACGCCGTTCACGCTCAGAAAAATCTGAAGCAGAGTACAATCAAGATCTGGCTCGAGCGTTCTTAAAAAAACACAACATGCCGATTGTGGAACCCAAACCACCTTACCTTTCACTTCCTGAAAGTACGGTTAAAAATCAACGTGTTTTTCTGCAAGAACAATTAGGCTTATCGGCAGATAAAAAATGGGTATTTGTGCATAGCGGAACAGGTGGTTCAGCAACAAGCCTTTCGTTGACACAATATGCTCAATTGATACAAGGTTTGTTAAGCAAATTTGATTGCCAGATTATCTTAACAGCAGGACCGGGTGAAAGTGAAAAAGCCCATGAGTTAGCGGCAAAAATCGACAGCCCAAATGTGGTTATTTATGATAAGAATAAAGGATTAGTTGATTTTGCTCACTCTCTGGCTTGTGCGGATTTATTCATTGCGGGATCTACTGGACCATTACATTTAAGCAGTGTATTCAATGTGCCAACAATTGGGTTCTATCCAAATAGTCGCTCATCTCAGCCTCGTCGTTGGAAACCGATTAACGATGCAGACAAACACCTTGCTTTCTGCCCGCCAAAAGGGAAAGAGGAAATGAATTTAGGCTTAATTTCTATTGATGATGCCTTAGTGGAGATTATCCCCTTCGTGCGGAAGATGTGGCAAGCGAGCACTTGA
- a CDS encoding YczE/YyaS/YitT family protein, with protein MKKARVIPHTSWAAKSLWSVEGKTMLMLLFALAILGIGDGLIVLANLGSSPWTVLSQGVALQAKVSIGWSSFWISCLVMLAWIPLKLRLGLGTILNIIVIAFFLGLTTKIVPEPTALFSRILFGGIGLLLYGLGTALYLTCHQGAGPRDGLMVGLCQRLHLKVGIVRTSLEVSVCVLGYILGGTVGIGTVVFAAAIGWIVQLCLNSSARLPHLPHEGDNLH; from the coding sequence ATGAAAAAAGCACGGGTAATTCCCCACACCAGTTGGGCCGCCAAATCGCTATGGTCAGTCGAAGGTAAAACCATGTTGATGCTCTTATTTGCATTGGCAATACTGGGTATTGGAGATGGCTTAATTGTGCTTGCTAATTTGGGCTCTTCACCTTGGACCGTGCTTTCTCAAGGTGTGGCATTACAAGCTAAAGTGAGTATCGGTTGGTCATCATTTTGGATTAGCTGTTTGGTGATGTTAGCCTGGATTCCCCTAAAATTAAGGCTTGGGCTTGGCACCATTCTGAATATTATTGTGATTGCCTTTTTCCTTGGCTTAACCACGAAAATTGTACCAGAACCAACCGCACTTTTTAGCCGAATTTTATTCGGTGGCATTGGGCTTTTGCTTTATGGATTAGGGACGGCATTGTATTTAACCTGTCATCAGGGGGCAGGCCCGCGGGATGGTTTAATGGTGGGGCTTTGTCAACGACTTCATTTAAAAGTGGGGATTGTGAGAACAAGCCTTGAAGTGTCGGTTTGTGTGTTAGGTTATATTCTCGGCGGCACAGTCGGAATTGGTACTGTTGTTTTTGCCGCCGCAATAGGTTGGATAGTGCAGTTATGCTTAAACTCAAGTGCTCGCTTGCCACATCTTCCGCACGAAGGGGATAATCTCCACTAA
- a CDS encoding YjjI family glycine radical enzyme translates to MLASLQDILDTVKSNTLTYQQKLMCLGNITERLFDPRELLGYTDEEWQFLQNQMICDLNEGYAIYRPRYILPDYNVYIKKGCEFLELPAPKNLDDALDGLLILYSHVPSITTFPVYIGRLDMLLDPFITDEEQDYIKIKRFLNHVDKTVPDSFCHANIGPYDTKAGRLILKAVIELEAPTPNMTIRYDKSKTSREFAELAAKACLLVSKPSFANDAYYISDLGEQYGIASCYNALPECGGAYTLTRLRLGTIARACKTVDEMVNELLPRVAKCALSTMDKRHKFVVEESNFFNTSFLEKEGFIKRTNFTGMFAIVGLADAANHLLQQEGLNETFGKSRRGDEIATLIMDKLKEVTDNHEGVYVERTGNRYLLHAQVGASNHEEDKRNAPAHRIRVGEEPTLLAHLKQSAPFHKYFPSGTGDLFAFDQTYVDHLDAVVDIIDGSFAQGYRYITTYLKNTDLIRVTGYLVKKSEVEKYRKGEVALRDTTWYGSGTDDCAQVFGRQLRDEQDVNAS, encoded by the coding sequence ATGCTTGCATCTCTTCAAGATATTTTGGATACCGTAAAATCCAACACGCTCACCTATCAACAAAAACTCATGTGTTTAGGCAATATCACCGAGCGATTATTTGATCCTCGTGAATTATTAGGCTACACGGATGAAGAATGGCAATTCCTTCAAAATCAAATGATCTGTGATTTAAATGAAGGCTATGCGATTTATCGTCCCCGCTATATTTTGCCAGATTACAATGTATATATTAAAAAAGGCTGTGAATTCCTTGAATTGCCAGCACCAAAAAATCTTGATGACGCATTAGATGGCTTATTGATTTTATATTCCCACGTGCCATCAATTACCACATTCCCGGTTTACATTGGGCGTTTAGACATGCTACTTGACCCATTTATTACCGATGAAGAACAAGACTACATCAAAATTAAACGTTTCTTAAATCATGTGGATAAAACTGTGCCAGATTCATTCTGCCATGCCAATATTGGGCCTTATGACACCAAAGCAGGGCGTTTGATTTTAAAAGCGGTGATTGAGTTGGAAGCGCCAACACCAAATATGACCATTCGTTACGATAAGAGTAAAACAAGTCGTGAATTTGCAGAATTAGCGGCAAAAGCCTGCTTATTGGTTTCTAAACCGTCTTTTGCCAATGATGCTTACTACATTTCTGACTTAGGCGAACAATATGGTATTGCTAGTTGCTATAACGCACTACCTGAATGTGGTGGGGCTTATACTCTCACTCGTTTGCGCTTAGGTACTATTGCGCGTGCCTGTAAAACTGTGGATGAAATGGTCAATGAACTTTTACCTCGTGTTGCAAAATGCGCGCTCTCCACTATGGATAAACGCCATAAATTTGTAGTGGAAGAAAGCAACTTCTTCAATACCTCATTCCTCGAAAAAGAAGGGTTTATCAAACGCACTAATTTTACGGGAATGTTTGCCATTGTTGGTCTCGCTGATGCAGCAAATCATTTATTGCAACAAGAAGGCTTAAATGAAACCTTTGGTAAAAGCCGACGCGGTGATGAAATTGCGACCTTGATTATGGATAAATTAAAAGAAGTCACGGATAACCATGAAGGCGTGTATGTTGAACGCACGGGCAACCGTTATTTATTACATGCGCAAGTAGGCGCAAGCAATCATGAAGAAGATAAACGTAATGCGCCAGCGCATCGTATTCGCGTGGGGGAAGAACCAACATTATTAGCTCATTTAAAACAATCGGCACCATTCCATAAGTACTTCCCATCAGGTACGGGAGATTTGTTTGCCTTTGACCAAACCTATGTGGATCATTTAGATGCCGTCGTTGATATTATCGATGGTTCATTTGCGCAAGGTTACCGCTATATCACCACTTACCTTAAAAACACCGATTTGATTCGTGTAACGGGTTATTTGGTAAAGAAAAGCGAAGTGGAAAAATACCGTAAAGGTGAAGTGGCATTGCGTGATACCACTTGGTATGGTTCGGGCACCGATGATTGTGCACAAGTGTTTGGCCGTCAATTACGCGATGAACAAGATGTAAATGCAAGCTAG
- the cyaY gene encoding iron donor protein CyaY translates to MNVAEFHQNIEQVWQKIEEALENQDCDVDCETQGSVFTITFDDRSQIVINKQEPLLELWLASRLGGFHFTYKNNDWVANDGKRFWDCLTEAVAAHGETVTF, encoded by the coding sequence ATGAATGTTGCAGAATTTCACCAAAATATTGAACAGGTTTGGCAAAAAATTGAAGAAGCGTTAGAGAATCAAGATTGTGATGTGGATTGTGAAACGCAAGGTTCGGTATTCACGATTACATTTGATGACCGCTCACAAATCGTGATTAATAAGCAAGAACCGCTTCTTGAGCTTTGGCTTGCGAGCCGCTTGGGTGGATTTCATTTTACCTATAAAAACAATGATTGGGTAGCAAATGATGGCAAACGCTTTTGGGATTGTTTAACCGAGGCAGTTGCCGCTCACGGAGAAACGGTAACATTCTAA
- the lptM gene encoding LPS translocon maturation chaperone LptM produces the protein MKKLLSILLLSAFCTLATGCGVKGPLYFPEKEQPQNTQKTQ, from the coding sequence ATGAAAAAATTACTTTCTATTTTGTTATTAAGTGCATTCTGCACTTTGGCTACAGGTTGCGGTGTAAAAGGGCCATTATATTTTCCTGAAAAAGAACAGCCGCAAAACACACAAAAAACACAATAA
- the lysA gene encoding diaminopimelate decarboxylase: MDFFQYKNEQLYVEDLPVKQLAEEFGTPLYIYSRATLERHWHAFDSALGDHPHLICYAVKANSNIGILNVMAKLGSGFDIVSQGELERVLAAGGDASKVVFSGVAKSRAEIMRALEVGICCFNVESVAELHHINQIAGEMEKIAPISLRVNPDVDAHTHPYISTGLKENKFGVSVDEAREVYKLAATLPHVKITGMDCHIGSQLTELQPFLDATDRLIRLMEQLKEDGITLKHLDLGGGLGVTYTDETPPHPSDYAAALLNKLKGYESLEIILEPGRAIAANAGILVAKVQYLKSNESRHFAITDTGMNDMIRPALYEAYMNIIEIDRSLERKKAIYDVVGPVCETSDFLGKQRELAIAKGDYIAQRSAGAYGASMSSNYNSRPRTAEVLVDGNKAHLIRRRENLSELWALESIAK, translated from the coding sequence ATGGATTTTTTCCAATATAAAAACGAGCAACTTTATGTTGAAGATTTGCCCGTCAAACAACTCGCTGAAGAATTCGGCACACCGCTTTATATTTATTCTCGTGCAACACTTGAACGCCATTGGCATGCCTTTGATTCAGCCTTAGGAGATCATCCGCACTTAATTTGTTATGCCGTTAAAGCCAATTCTAATATCGGCATATTAAATGTAATGGCAAAATTAGGCTCAGGCTTTGATATTGTTTCACAGGGTGAATTAGAACGCGTATTGGCGGCAGGTGGGGACGCATCAAAAGTGGTTTTTTCCGGCGTGGCAAAATCTCGTGCCGAAATTATGCGTGCGTTAGAAGTGGGCATTTGTTGTTTTAATGTGGAATCTGTTGCGGAATTACACCATATCAACCAAATTGCTGGCGAAATGGAGAAAATTGCCCCCATTTCTTTACGCGTGAATCCCGATGTTGATGCTCATACACACCCTTACATTTCCACAGGATTGAAAGAAAATAAATTTGGTGTGAGCGTAGATGAAGCGCGTGAGGTATATAAATTAGCTGCAACCTTACCTCATGTAAAAATTACGGGTATGGATTGCCATATTGGCTCTCAGCTGACTGAATTACAGCCCTTCTTAGATGCAACTGATCGCCTTATTCGTTTAATGGAACAATTAAAAGAAGATGGTATTACGTTAAAACATTTAGATCTCGGCGGAGGTTTAGGCGTAACTTATACTGATGAAACACCGCCACATCCAAGTGATTATGCCGCTGCGTTACTGAATAAATTAAAAGGCTATGAAAGTCTCGAAATTATTCTAGAACCAGGTCGAGCAATCGCGGCGAATGCGGGTATTTTAGTGGCTAAAGTGCAATACTTAAAAAGTAATGAAAGCCGTCACTTCGCGATTACTGATACGGGCATGAACGACATGATTCGCCCGGCACTCTATGAAGCTTATATGAACATCATTGAAATTGACCGCTCTTTAGAGCGTAAAAAAGCCATTTATGATGTTGTTGGCCCAGTATGTGAGACCTCTGATTTTTTAGGCAAACAGCGTGAACTCGCCATTGCTAAAGGTGATTATATTGCTCAACGCTCTGCTGGTGCCTATGGTGCAAGTATGTCTTCTAACTACAATTCTCGTCCACGTACGGCTGAAGTGTTAGTGGATGGAAACAAAGCTCACTTAATTCGTCGCAGAGAAAATCTCAGCGAATTATGGGCACTAGAAAGCATAGCGAAATAA
- the hemN gene encoding oxygen-independent coproporphyrinogen III oxidase — MSEIIWDLALIQKYNQSGPRYTSYPTALEFNESYTNEDFIAAANRYPERPLSLYVHIPFCHKLCYFCGCNKVITRHQHKADIYLDYLEKEIKARSELFKNRVATQVHWGGGTPTYLTEEQSARLMKMLKDHFTIADNAEVSIEMDPREIELDMLDHLRNIGFNRISMGVQDFNKAVQKAVNREQDEEFVNALLVRARELGFQSTNLDLIYGLPLQNVESFMFTLHKVIELNPDRLSIFNYAHLPSRFAGQAKIKEDQLPPPETKLEILQKTIETLGNAGYKFIGMDHFAKPDDELAIAQEKGVLHRNFQGYTTQEECDLLGLGVSAISLLGDTYAQNQKELKHYYHDIENSGIALHKGLAMTEEDCLRRDVIKQLICNFKLDFAPIEKQYNIDFREHFVEDLQLLQPLLEDGLISETETGLQVSPKGRLLIRNICLCFDTYSRAAAKRQQFSRII, encoded by the coding sequence ATGTCTGAAATTATTTGGGATCTTGCGTTAATTCAAAAATATAACCAATCAGGACCTCGTTATACATCTTATCCAACTGCATTAGAATTTAATGAAAGTTACACAAACGAAGATTTTATTGCAGCGGCTAATCGTTATCCGGAAAGACCACTTTCCCTTTACGTACACATTCCGTTTTGTCACAAACTTTGCTATTTCTGTGGCTGTAATAAGGTGATTACTCGTCATCAACATAAGGCGGATATTTATCTTGATTACCTTGAAAAAGAAATCAAAGCACGCTCAGAATTATTCAAAAATCGTGTTGCGACTCAAGTGCATTGGGGCGGCGGCACACCGACTTATTTGACAGAGGAACAATCTGCTCGTTTGATGAAGATGCTTAAAGATCATTTTACGATTGCGGATAATGCAGAAGTCAGTATTGAAATGGACCCACGCGAGATTGAACTCGATATGCTTGATCATTTACGCAATATTGGTTTTAACCGAATTAGCATGGGTGTACAAGATTTCAATAAAGCGGTTCAAAAAGCGGTAAATCGTGAACAAGATGAAGAGTTTGTAAATGCTTTGCTTGTTCGTGCGCGTGAGTTAGGTTTCCAATCAACGAATCTTGATTTAATTTATGGATTGCCACTTCAAAATGTGGAAAGCTTTATGTTTACATTGCATAAAGTGATTGAATTGAATCCAGATCGTTTAAGTATCTTTAACTATGCTCATTTACCAAGTCGATTTGCAGGGCAAGCAAAAATTAAAGAAGATCAATTACCGCCACCGGAAACTAAATTAGAAATTTTACAGAAAACGATTGAAACCTTAGGCAATGCTGGTTATAAGTTTATCGGTATGGATCACTTTGCTAAACCAGATGATGAATTAGCGATTGCTCAAGAGAAAGGCGTCTTACACCGAAATTTCCAAGGCTATACCACTCAGGAAGAATGTGATTTGCTCGGTTTAGGTGTATCAGCCATTAGTTTATTAGGTGATACATATGCTCAAAACCAAAAAGAGTTAAAACATTATTATCATGATATAGAAAATTCAGGTATTGCACTGCATAAAGGTTTAGCGATGACAGAAGAAGATTGCTTACGTCGTGATGTGATTAAGCAATTGATTTGTAACTTTAAGCTTGATTTTGCACCAATTGAAAAACAATATAATATTGATTTCAGAGAGCACTTTGTTGAAGATTTACAGTTATTACAGCCATTACTTGAAGATGGATTAATTTCTGAAACCGAAACAGGCTTACAAGTTTCACCTAAAGGTCGATTATTAATCCGTAATATTTGCTTATGCTTTGATACTTATTCAAGAGCAGCGGCAAAACGACAACAATTCTCTCGAATTATTTAG
- a CDS encoding DUF2489 domain-containing protein has protein sequence MWPIILSIIALGIIAGVSFYAFKLLRKLREQNTLIKQAKIARTKRLKESMVIIAKAMQNGDCNHSEGVIRLSMLLLPLGQSLQPYQAMYALYNIVKEMPTHEARKALLKKERMKLDLERESAEAKFEEEIILELRQFLNDVEKFGEA, from the coding sequence ATGTGGCCGATTATTTTAAGTATCATTGCTTTGGGAATTATTGCTGGCGTATCATTCTATGCTTTCAAATTACTTAGGAAGTTACGCGAGCAAAACACTCTCATCAAACAGGCTAAAATAGCACGTACAAAACGCTTAAAAGAGAGTATGGTAATTATAGCTAAAGCGATGCAAAATGGAGATTGTAACCATTCAGAAGGGGTGATTCGTTTATCAATGCTTTTACTCCCTTTGGGACAATCTTTGCAGCCATATCAAGCGATGTATGCACTTTATAATATTGTAAAAGAAATGCCTACGCATGAAGCTCGGAAAGCATTGTTAAAAAAAGAAAGAATGAAACTCGATCTTGAGCGAGAAAGTGCAGAAGCAAAATTTGAAGAAGAAATTATATTGGAGTTACGTCAGTTTTTAAATGACGTAGAAAAATTTGGGGAAGCTTAA
- the yihI gene encoding Der GTPase-activating protein YihI: protein MARKKKSRKISDIMPIRKSDKKPEAPKLSGKKLTRYELDAKAREDKKKRKHKGLASGSRHSNAEQNKYNQVVEQKDPRIGSRKKVPLIVEFVNKPEKGMTIPVVKEPKKLAPEVELERLENNEILNELLDALDEGKTISKADQQFVDECLDRIAQLMEELGIQDEDETEDDLYRTFEKIDINQFR from the coding sequence ATGGCTCGTAAAAAGAAAAGTCGTAAAATTAGCGATATTATGCCAATTCGTAAATCAGATAAGAAACCTGAAGCACCGAAGCTATCAGGTAAGAAATTAACACGTTATGAATTAGATGCTAAGGCAAGAGAAGATAAGAAAAAACGTAAACATAAAGGTTTAGCATCGGGTTCTCGTCATAGTAACGCTGAGCAAAATAAGTATAATCAAGTCGTTGAACAAAAAGATCCGCGTATTGGCAGTCGTAAAAAGGTTCCACTGATTGTTGAATTTGTGAACAAGCCTGAGAAAGGGATGACAATTCCAGTCGTCAAAGAACCGAAAAAACTTGCGCCTGAAGTTGAGTTAGAACGTTTAGAAAATAATGAAATTCTAAATGAATTGTTGGATGCCTTAGATGAAGGTAAAACGATTAGTAAAGCTGATCAACAATTTGTGGATGAATGCTTAGATCGTATTGCTCAGTTAATGGAAGAATTGGGTATTCAAGATGAAGATGAGACAGAGGATGATCTCTATCGAACCTTCGAGAAGATTGATATCAACCAATTCAGATAA
- the gmhB gene encoding D-glycero-beta-D-manno-heptose 1,7-bisphosphate 7-phosphatase: MKKAVFLDRDGTLNIDHGYVHKIDDFQFIEGSIDALKALKEMGYLLVLVTNQSGIARGYFSEDQFLQLTEWMDWSLADRGVDLDGIYYCPHHPEGKGEYKEDCACRKPKSGMLLEAIQALKIDPAQSIMVGDKIEDLKAGIGAKVKTNILVRTGKAITEEGENLADYVLDSIAELPRIAKRLIK, from the coding sequence ATGAAGAAAGCTGTTTTTTTAGATCGTGATGGCACTTTAAATATCGACCATGGTTATGTCCATAAAATTGATGATTTCCAATTTATTGAAGGCAGTATTGATGCATTAAAAGCATTAAAGGAAATGGGATACCTTTTAGTTTTAGTGACCAATCAATCGGGTATCGCACGTGGATATTTTTCAGAAGATCAGTTTTTACAACTTACAGAATGGATGGATTGGTCGTTAGCTGATCGTGGTGTGGATTTAGATGGTATCTACTATTGCCCTCATCATCCAGAGGGGAAGGGCGAGTATAAAGAAGACTGTGCATGTAGAAAACCAAAATCAGGTATGTTATTAGAGGCGATTCAAGCGCTGAAAATCGATCCGGCACAATCTATTATGGTTGGCGATAAGATTGAAGATCTTAAAGCAGGTATTGGCGCAAAAGTGAAAACAAATATTTTAGTGCGAACAGGCAAAGCTATTACAGAAGAGGGAGAGAACCTAGCCGATTATGTTTTGGATTCTATTGCTGAGTTACCAAGAATAGCAAAACGATTAATTAAGTAA
- the metN gene encoding methionine ABC transporter ATP-binding protein MetN, with amino-acid sequence MIKLNNITKIFTLPDKKLTALDNVSLHVPKGQICGVIGASGAGKSTLIRCVNLLERPTHGAVLIDDVDLTQLSDAELVKTRRQIGMIFQHFNLLTSRTVFENVALPLELENKSKAEIQEKTTALLALVGLSDKHNVYPANLSGGQKQRVAIARALASDPKVLLCDEATSALDPATTQSILKLLKEINRTLGITILLITHEMEVVKRICDQVAVIDKGRLIEQGTVSEIFSNPKTELAQEFISSTFHITLPEEYLENLSDTPKHAKSYPIIKFEFTGRSVDAPLLSQASKKFGVELSILTSQIDYAGGVKFGFTIAEVEGDEDAITQAKVYLMENNVRVEVLGYVQ; translated from the coding sequence ATGATTAAGCTAAATAACATTACGAAGATTTTTACACTTCCAGATAAAAAACTGACCGCACTTGATAATGTTTCATTACATGTGCCGAAGGGGCAGATTTGTGGTGTCATTGGTGCTTCTGGTGCAGGTAAAAGTACACTTATCCGTTGTGTAAACCTATTAGAAAGACCGACTCACGGTGCTGTGCTCATCGATGATGTAGATCTAACACAACTTTCTGACGCTGAATTAGTTAAAACACGCCGCCAAATCGGCATGATTTTCCAACATTTTAATTTATTGACCTCTCGAACCGTTTTTGAAAACGTAGCGTTACCACTTGAATTAGAAAATAAATCGAAAGCAGAAATTCAAGAGAAAACGACCGCACTTTTAGCGCTTGTAGGATTAAGTGATAAACATAATGTGTATCCTGCTAATCTCTCTGGTGGTCAAAAACAACGTGTAGCTATTGCGCGTGCACTTGCAAGCGATCCAAAAGTCTTACTCTGTGATGAAGCCACTAGTGCATTGGATCCCGCTACAACTCAATCCATTCTAAAATTATTAAAAGAAATCAACCGCACTTTAGGTATCACTATTCTTCTTATTACTCATGAAATGGAAGTAGTTAAACGCATCTGCGATCAAGTTGCAGTAATTGATAAAGGTCGCCTGATTGAACAAGGCACAGTTAGTGAAATTTTCTCTAATCCGAAAACAGAATTAGCCCAAGAATTTATCAGCTCGACTTTCCACATTACGTTGCCGGAAGAATATTTAGAAAATTTATCTGATACACCAAAACATGCCAAATCGTATCCAATCATCAAATTTGAATTTACCGGTCGTTCAGTAGATGCCCCATTACTTTCTCAAGCATCGAAAAAATTTGGCGTGGAACTCAGTATCTTAACATCACAAATTGATTATGCCGGCGGGGTAAAATTTGGCTTTACTATTGCAGAGGTTGAAGGTGATGAAGATGCGATTACGCAAGCCAAAGTTTATTTAATGGAAAATAACGTTCGAGTAGAGGTGCTAGGCTATGTTCAATGA
- a CDS encoding methionine ABC transporter permease — protein MFNDLWATFSQQFPDNFASLLTVSTIETVYMSVLSTLIAALLGLPLGFLTFLTNKGAILENKKLNAFLNVIINIGRSIPYIILLLALIPITSWLLPGGSIGSNAAIVSLSAAATPFFARLTSNALFEIPTGLTETAKAMGATNWQIIRKFYLPESLPTLINAITLTFVTLIGYTAMAGTQGGGGLGSLAINYGVYRNMPSVTWAATIVIVIIVMLSQKLGDTLAKRVDHR, from the coding sequence ATGTTCAATGATTTATGGGCAACATTTAGCCAACAATTTCCCGATAATTTTGCAAGTTTATTAACGGTATCGACCATTGAAACGGTTTATATGTCAGTATTATCGACATTAATTGCGGCTTTATTAGGCTTACCATTGGGTTTTTTAACCTTTTTAACTAATAAAGGGGCGATTTTAGAAAACAAAAAACTCAATGCATTTTTAAATGTCATTATTAATATCGGACGTTCAATTCCTTATATTATTTTGTTACTTGCTTTAATTCCGATAACAAGCTGGTTACTTCCTGGCGGTAGTATTGGTTCTAATGCGGCGATTGTTTCATTAAGTGCAGCGGCAACACCATTTTTTGCACGTCTTACGAGCAATGCACTTTTTGAGATTCCGACTGGTTTGACTGAAACCGCAAAAGCCATGGGCGCAACCAATTGGCAAATTATTCGTAAATTCTATTTACCTGAATCTTTACCTACGCTCATTAATGCCATTACGCTCACTTTCGTGACATTAATTGGCTATACCGCAATGGCGGGAACGCAAGGCGGTGGCGGCTTAGGAAGCCTCGCCATTAACTACGGTGTCTATCGCAATATGCCATCGGTAACTTGGGCGGCAACGATTGTTATCGTGATTATCGTGATGCTCAGTCAAAAATTAGGTGACACGCTCGCAAAACGAGTGGATCACCGTTAA
- a CDS encoding MetQ/NlpA family lipoprotein: MKLKNLFAITAIASALVLTGCKEDKKADAASTAPAATSIKVGVMAGPEHQVAETAAKVAKDKYNLNVEFVLFNDYALPNTAVSKGDLDANAMQHKPYLDEDVKAKNLNNLVIVGNTFVYPLAGYSKTIKNVNELKDGAKVVVPNDPSNRGRALILLEKQGLIKLKNSSDLLSTVADIVENPKNLKISEVDTSVAARALDDVDLAVVNNTYAGQVGLNAQDNGVFVEDKDSPYVNIIVSRTDNKDSKAIQDFVKAYQTEEVYQEAKKHFKDGVVKGW; this comes from the coding sequence ATGAAATTAAAAAACTTATTTGCTATCACCGCTATTGCATCAGCATTAGTATTAACAGGTTGTAAAGAAGATAAAAAAGCAGATGCTGCATCAACTGCGCCGGCTGCAACATCAATCAAAGTTGGTGTAATGGCAGGTCCTGAGCACCAAGTAGCCGAAACCGCTGCAAAAGTGGCAAAAGATAAATACAACTTAAATGTTGAATTTGTTTTATTCAATGATTATGCATTACCAAATACTGCTGTATCTAAGGGTGATTTAGATGCTAACGCAATGCAACATAAACCTTACTTAGATGAGGATGTAAAAGCGAAAAACTTAAATAACTTAGTGATCGTTGGTAACACCTTTGTTTACCCACTAGCTGGTTATTCTAAAACCATCAAAAATGTAAATGAATTAAAAGATGGCGCAAAAGTTGTTGTACCAAATGACCCATCAAACCGTGGTCGTGCATTAATCCTCCTTGAGAAACAAGGTTTAATCAAACTTAAAAATTCTAGCGATCTTCTTTCAACTGTCGCAGATATCGTTGAAAATCCGAAAAACTTAAAAATTTCTGAAGTGGATACCTCTGTTGCAGCTCGTGCATTAGATGATGTTGATCTTGCGGTTGTAAATAACACTTATGCAGGTCAAGTTGGCTTAAATGCACAAGATAACGGTGTATTCGTAGAAGATAAAGATTCTCCATACGTAAACATTATTGTTTCTCGTACTGATAACAAAGACAGCAAAGCGATCCAAGATTTCGTAAAAGCGTACCAAACTGAAGAAGTTTACCAAGAAGCGAAAAAACACTTTAAAGATGGTGTTGTAAAAGGTTGGTAA